A region of Veillonellaceae bacterium DNA encodes the following proteins:
- a CDS encoding asparaginase, producing the protein MKKHIIVITTGGTIAMKKDPETGGLVPAVSGEDLAAAVPGLSDWADVSVVEFSNVPSGWMSAEKMFDLSHLIDKLSEEGKADGFVVTHGTDTLEETAFFLDMSLKTEKPVCVTGAMRGASELSADGPENILSAVRTAADDMSKDMGVLVCLQDRIYAAKDVTKSHTTNPDTFRDLNYGPLGAVYGKEIIYGRRPMPHIRLHPETIEPNVWLISAWSGMDGEIVKCAGKAGVKGVVIDGLGCGNVPPLCRKEILALREQGIPVVLTTRVPSGSVMQEYSYEGSALSMKESGIILGGDLSGWKARLLLVLALGETKENERLQEIFEKM; encoded by the coding sequence ATGAAAAAACATATCATCGTCATTACAACCGGAGGCACGATTGCCATGAAAAAAGACCCGGAAACCGGCGGCCTCGTTCCAGCCGTATCCGGAGAAGATCTGGCTGCTGCCGTTCCAGGTCTTTCCGACTGGGCAGACGTTTCCGTCGTCGAATTCTCCAACGTGCCGAGCGGCTGGATGAGCGCAGAGAAAATGTTCGACCTCTCTCATCTGATCGACAAACTTTCCGAAGAGGGGAAAGCAGACGGCTTCGTCGTCACCCACGGGACCGATACACTGGAAGAAACTGCATTCTTCCTCGACATGTCCCTGAAAACAGAAAAACCAGTCTGCGTCACAGGCGCCATGAGGGGAGCCTCCGAACTTTCTGCCGACGGCCCGGAAAACATCCTCTCCGCCGTCCGCACTGCTGCTGACGACATGTCCAAAGACATGGGCGTCCTCGTCTGCCTGCAGGACCGCATTTACGCAGCCAAAGACGTCACAAAATCCCATACGACCAATCCGGACACCTTCCGCGATCTGAACTACGGACCCCTTGGCGCCGTCTATGGCAAGGAAATCATTTACGGAAGAAGACCCATGCCCCATATAAGACTTCATCCGGAAACCATCGAACCAAACGTCTGGCTCATCTCCGCATGGTCCGGTATGGATGGGGAAATCGTCAAATGCGCAGGAAAAGCAGGCGTCAAAGGCGTCGTCATAGACGGCCTTGGCTGCGGCAACGTACCGCCCCTCTGCAGAAAAGAAATCCTTGCCCTCCGCGAGCAGGGCATCCCCGTAGTCCTCACCACCCGCGTCCCCTCCGGAAGCGTCATGCAGGAATACAGCTACGAAGGAAGCGCCCTCTCCATGAAAGAAAGCGGCATTATCCTGGGAGGAGACCTCTCCGGCTGGAAAGCCCGACTTCTCCTCGTCCTTGCCCTTGGTGAAACAAAGGAAAACGAAAGACTTCAGGAAATTTTCGAAAAAATGTAA
- a CDS encoding ABC transporter ATP-binding protein: MMLLELKNIESSYGNIKALKGVNLSVPEGKIVTLIGANGAGKSTTMKTIMGVMKPVAGDVLFKGESIVGKKPFEIVRGGVVLVPEGRQILQNMSVRENLELGAFQRKDKAGISEDLSKVFERFPRLFERQNQFGGTLSGGEQQMLAIGRAMMARPEVMLLDEPSMGLAPLVVQQIFDVIKDINKMGTTVLLVEQNARKALQIADYAYVMETGKIVMEGPAQEVASNPDVMAAYLGGKKKQ; the protein is encoded by the coding sequence CTGATGCTGCTTGAACTGAAAAACATTGAATCTTCCTACGGGAACATTAAAGCGCTGAAAGGCGTCAACCTCTCCGTACCGGAAGGAAAAATCGTCACACTCATCGGTGCCAACGGCGCCGGCAAGTCCACGACCATGAAAACGATCATGGGCGTCATGAAACCAGTCGCAGGCGACGTCCTCTTCAAAGGCGAATCCATCGTCGGCAAAAAGCCCTTTGAAATCGTCAGAGGCGGCGTCGTGCTCGTACCGGAAGGACGCCAGATCCTCCAGAACATGTCCGTCCGTGAAAACCTGGAGCTCGGCGCTTTCCAGAGAAAAGACAAAGCGGGAATCAGCGAAGACCTCTCCAAGGTATTCGAACGTTTCCCCAGACTTTTTGAAAGACAAAACCAGTTCGGAGGCACACTCTCCGGCGGCGAACAGCAGATGCTCGCCATCGGCCGCGCCATGATGGCCAGACCGGAAGTCATGCTTCTTGATGAACCCTCCATGGGCCTTGCGCCTTTGGTCGTACAGCAGATCTTTGATGTAATCAAAGACATTAACAAAATGGGTACTACTGTTCTTTTGGTTGAGCAGAACGCCCGCAAAGCGCTCCAGATTGCCGATTACGCTTACGTCATGGAGACGGGCAAAATCGTCATGGAGGGGCCTGCGCAGGAAGTGGCCAGCAACCCGGATGTCATGGCGGCCTATCTGGGCGGAAAGAAAAAACAGTAG
- a CDS encoding ABC transporter ATP-binding protein, whose translation MLLEMKDVVKQFGGLTAVSNMSFHVDEGEIYGVIGPNGAGKTTIFNLITGVYQVTEGDVIFNGQSIEGKKPYQIINLGIARTFQNIRLFTGMTVLENILVGVHDRMKSGLLASIIHTASQQKEEKEAREEAMKLLAFVGLDKDADRLATELPYGKQRKLEIARAMATKPKLILLDEPAAGMNDSETAALTELIRNIREKFGITIVLIEHDMQLVMSLCDRVMVVNFGKKLAEGVPDEVQNNPQVIEAYLGKEDDN comes from the coding sequence ATGCTGCTCGAAATGAAAGATGTCGTTAAACAGTTCGGCGGCCTGACAGCCGTTTCCAACATGTCCTTCCATGTCGATGAAGGCGAAATCTACGGCGTCATCGGACCAAACGGCGCCGGCAAGACCACCATTTTCAACCTGATCACAGGCGTCTACCAGGTCACCGAAGGCGACGTCATCTTCAACGGCCAGTCCATTGAAGGGAAGAAGCCTTACCAGATCATCAACCTGGGCATTGCCCGTACATTCCAGAACATCCGCCTTTTCACCGGTATGACCGTACTGGAAAATATTCTGGTCGGCGTCCATGACCGCATGAAATCCGGCCTCCTGGCCAGCATCATCCACACCGCTTCCCAGCAGAAGGAAGAAAAAGAAGCCCGCGAAGAAGCAATGAAACTCCTTGCTTTCGTCGGCCTGGATAAAGATGCAGACCGCCTGGCTACCGAGCTTCCATACGGCAAGCAGAGAAAGCTGGAAATCGCCCGCGCCATGGCAACGAAACCGAAACTCATCCTTTTGGATGAACCGGCAGCCGGCATGAACGACAGCGAAACAGCTGCCCTGACAGAACTGATCAGAAATATCCGCGAAAAGTTCGGCATCACGATCGTCCTGATCGAACACGACATGCAGCTCGTCATGAGTCTGTGCGACCGCGTCATGGTCGTCAACTTCGGCAAGAAACTCGCTGAAGGCGTGCCGGATGAAGTGCAGAACAATCCGCAGGTTATTGAAGCATACCTCGGGAAGGAGGATGACAACTGA
- a CDS encoding branched-chain amino acid ABC transporter permease produces MEELLNGYFLQVFTFVCINIILALTIYMTLCTGILSLGNAGLMSFGAYTSAILTADYGFPMPLGILCGGLMAAFVAMIIGLPTIRLRGLYLAIATLGFGEVVRVIALNLTITHGALGFSGIPSMASTLSDYASDWGLLDALEMDSQTGGQFLMCIVLLLIVIAIVTFWYRLEHSRVGRAMAAVKADEYAASLTGINVVYYKMMAFLFSAFFAGVAGALYAHATFFITPTDFDWHKVVDILLYTVFGGSNVLWGSVLGAAILTIVPESLRALSEYRDMIYGIMLVVLMGFRPDGILSYDAMKWISSKFSRKAKPVKVEGGDD; encoded by the coding sequence ATGGAAGAGTTATTGAACGGGTATTTCCTGCAGGTCTTCACTTTCGTCTGCATCAACATTATACTTGCATTGACGATTTACATGACCCTCTGCACAGGCATTCTTTCCCTGGGCAATGCAGGTCTCATGAGCTTCGGCGCTTACACCTCAGCCATCCTGACGGCTGATTACGGTTTCCCGATGCCTCTTGGCATCTTATGCGGCGGCCTCATGGCAGCTTTCGTAGCCATGATCATCGGCCTTCCGACCATCCGCCTGCGCGGCCTGTACCTGGCCATCGCGACACTGGGCTTTGGCGAAGTCGTCCGCGTTATCGCATTGAACCTGACCATCACGCATGGCGCGCTTGGTTTCTCCGGCATTCCGTCCATGGCATCCACGCTTTCTGACTATGCCAGCGACTGGGGCCTTCTCGATGCTCTGGAAATGGACTCCCAGACAGGCGGCCAGTTCCTGATGTGCATCGTCCTTCTCCTCATCGTCATCGCCATCGTTACCTTTTGGTACAGACTGGAACACTCCCGCGTGGGCCGCGCGATGGCAGCTGTCAAAGCAGATGAATACGCAGCATCCCTGACAGGCATCAATGTTGTTTACTACAAAATGATGGCATTCCTCTTCAGCGCATTCTTTGCAGGCGTAGCTGGCGCACTCTATGCACATGCCACATTCTTCATCACACCGACCGATTTCGACTGGCACAAAGTCGTCGACATCCTTCTTTACACCGTATTCGGCGGCAGCAACGTCCTCTGGGGCTCTGTCCTTGGCGCTGCCATCCTTACCATCGTTCCGGAATCCCTCCGTGCTCTTTCTGAATACAGAGACATGATCTACGGCATCATGCTCGTCGTCCTGATGGGCTTCCGCCCGGACGGCATTTTGTCTTACGATGCTATGAAATGGATTTCCTCTAAATTCTCCAGAAAAGCAAAACCAGTCAAAGTGGAAGGAGGAGATGACTAA
- a CDS encoding branched-chain amino acid ABC transporter permease yields the protein MFFQQLVNGLTLGSAYAVIAIGYTLVFGVLNIVNMAHGGIFMMGAYIGLLLVTEAGFGIFPALIGAMIGGAVLGYGLEIFALRPLRRRKVTHLAPLISTIGVSTFLESVALMVWGPQTRSFPATFDNSLMDMGLFKISGIQIISLGTAVVLMVLLTLLLDRTKVGKAVRATSENAETAGLLGINTGRIITFTVMLASALGAAAGVLIGLSFNAIEPTMGTAMGLKGLAVLIMGGLGNVEGAMAGGFILGIAEVFTVAYGASSYRDAVAFGMIILILFLRPEGLFSKAGKGGRP from the coding sequence GTGTTCTTTCAACAGCTTGTCAACGGGTTAACGCTGGGAAGCGCCTATGCGGTCATTGCCATCGGCTATACGCTGGTATTCGGCGTACTCAATATCGTCAACATGGCACATGGCGGCATCTTCATGATGGGCGCTTACATCGGACTGCTTCTTGTAACAGAAGCAGGATTTGGAATTTTTCCTGCACTTATCGGTGCTATGATCGGCGGAGCCGTACTGGGCTACGGACTGGAAATATTTGCTCTCCGTCCTCTCCGCCGCCGCAAGGTCACCCATCTTGCGCCTTTAATCAGTACAATCGGCGTATCCACGTTCCTTGAAAGCGTGGCGCTCATGGTCTGGGGTCCGCAGACGCGGTCTTTCCCGGCCACATTCGACAACAGCCTGATGGATATGGGCCTCTTCAAGATTTCAGGCATCCAGATTATCAGTCTTGGCACGGCCGTTGTCCTGATGGTCCTCCTGACACTGCTTCTTGATCGTACGAAAGTCGGCAAAGCAGTCAGAGCGACTTCTGAAAACGCTGAAACAGCAGGCCTGCTTGGCATCAACACAGGCCGCATCATCACCTTCACCGTCATGCTGGCATCCGCACTGGGCGCAGCCGCTGGCGTGCTGATCGGACTTTCCTTCAACGCCATCGAACCGACAATGGGCACAGCTATGGGCCTCAAGGGTCTGGCAGTCCTCATCATGGGCGGTCTTGGCAACGTAGAAGGCGCAATGGCCGGCGGTTTCATTCTGGGCATTGCAGAAGTATTCACCGTCGCATACGGCGCATCCTCCTACAGGGACGCTGTTGCATTCGGCATGATCATCCTGATTCTGTTCCTTCGTCCTGAAGGGTTATTCTCCAAAGCAGGGAAAGGAGGCAGACCGTAA
- a CDS encoding amino acid-binding protein produces MLQQISIFTANQKGALSKITAILEKNNINIYTMLATDSAEFGIVRLITDDAEKSEKALKDAGYQCRLDRIIAVDMASDKPGTLNHILADLNDANVMIRYLYISFDRQTGTPIAVFNTNDSETETFLRGKGYKLLDTL; encoded by the coding sequence ATGCTGCAGCAGATCTCCATCTTCACTGCCAACCAGAAAGGCGCGCTGAGCAAGATCACGGCCATTCTGGAAAAGAACAATATCAACATTTACACGATGCTGGCAACCGACAGCGCTGAATTCGGCATCGTACGCCTCATCACGGACGACGCTGAAAAATCAGAGAAAGCACTGAAGGATGCAGGCTACCAGTGCCGCCTCGACCGCATCATTGCCGTCGACATGGCATCGGACAAACCTGGCACACTGAATCACATCCTCGCTGATCTCAATGATGCCAATGTCATGATCCGCTATCTCTACATTTCCTTTGACCGCCAGACCGGCACGCCGATCGCCGTCTTCAATACGAATGATTCCGAAACGGAGACATTCCTTCGCGGCAAGGGCTACAAACTGCTCGACACACTGTAA
- a CDS encoding hotdog fold thioesterase, with amino-acid sequence MEMKGVMMTKDIDENTLCLSEKEKAFLKAEEERMGMKLKELVSPPVYNMCFACGSANPIGLHLHFFAIPDGCISFFTPRREHQSYNDRMHGGLIMTLMDEVMGNYLFLTGGVPAYTGKMESRFRSPILIGETVEIRCHEEKRRGQLVIMTAKIIKEDGTEAAEAVSHMMLEPPLKG; translated from the coding sequence ATGGAAATGAAAGGAGTCATGATGACAAAGGATATCGATGAAAACACGCTCTGCCTTTCGGAAAAGGAAAAAGCATTCCTGAAGGCCGAGGAAGAACGGATGGGCATGAAACTCAAAGAGCTCGTGAGCCCTCCTGTTTACAATATGTGCTTCGCCTGCGGATCGGCGAATCCGATCGGGCTGCACCTTCATTTCTTTGCCATTCCTGACGGATGCATTTCCTTTTTCACGCCCAGAAGAGAACACCAGAGCTACAATGACCGCATGCACGGCGGACTCATCATGACGCTGATGGATGAAGTCATGGGCAATTACTTATTTCTGACCGGCGGCGTCCCCGCTTATACCGGCAAGATGGAATCCCGCTTCCGCTCCCCCATCCTCATCGGAGAGACGGTCGAGATCCGCTGCCATGAAGAAAAGCGCAGGGGACAGCTCGTCATTATGACGGCCAAGATCATCAAGGAAGACGGCACGGAAGCTGCCGAGGCTGTATCCCACATGATGCTTGAACCGCCTTTGAAGGGATGA
- a CDS encoding heat-shock protein Hsp90, with product MAKEEIIQKVKETMEAPSCFAGLKAVCQEYLDAQGSGKEKEAAEKLSAALKDCVQSIDTVIPFFKSEDGVKYFGKETAAALAKAADEAKAKGTKYCICPACTAGGYLLDHIHEL from the coding sequence ATGGCAAAGGAAGAAATTATTCAGAAAGTCAAGGAAACAATGGAAGCACCGAGCTGCTTTGCAGGATTAAAAGCTGTCTGCCAGGAATACCTGGATGCTCAGGGGAGCGGCAAGGAAAAGGAAGCTGCTGAAAAGCTCTCCGCTGCTTTGAAGGACTGCGTCCAGTCCATCGACACTGTCATCCCCTTCTTCAAGTCCGAAGACGGCGTCAAGTACTTCGGCAAGGAAACTGCCGCTGCTCTTGCAAAGGCTGCTGATGAAGCCAAGGCAAAGGGCACGAAGTACTGCATCTGCCCGGCATGCACCGCCGGCGGATACCTGCTCGACCATATCCATGAACTGTAA
- a CDS encoding EAL domain-containing protein gives MELFGGWDIDFALAAIPVQVLFLVYYMRKRKLPLKDTMYFTNLMYFNLAAMIAGILSAAACAGWKSTPVPVIYGLNVGYHLFVLLAAYNGFRYVMETLHAGDRINPKWMRLAAVPVLPMVLVILVSQFFGSMISVDPETGIHQGSLYPLFYGFLIFYLVLCLATALVFRTEDNEGQVEGILTAGAFIMAGILLEGYYWQELFLSFSFTMGIAVIYLTVRNPDLLLDHKTELMTREAFRMIMRQLLKKNDFEGFGFVIRDYDECRMAYGSAFVDSFLGYFGKYLRQEFSKQYLFYMGGGRFFIISTLPMDLEAEVSKVHERFRKPWGRDGKIAYFDINCCLLDDTLVFSSVDELKQCIGIAFEAADSPKHEDVIIDKGYQERVKRQFHVRGLLEESLAGNSLEVFLQPLVEASSGRVEGAEALVRMKDKDGSIVGPAEFIDMASATGAVSILGEQVFAKVCEFIRDGGLEACGMKWVHVNVAPVQCLRRRLAERLNDIRESYGVPVSTVRLELTEQGALNSAGFKQVGLLKNMGFDLVLDDYGTGFSNASRMKDIPFEEIKIDMSLVRGHFAHPDSYLPNLIQSMHRMGFKVVAEGVETKEMVDGLKRMGCDYFQGFYYSKPVSMQDFLKKYSLKEEKREVFTPSERAYEEMERYGSVFAATLSDNSG, from the coding sequence ATGGAATTATTCGGAGGCTGGGACATAGATTTCGCCCTGGCTGCTATTCCGGTCCAGGTTTTGTTTCTGGTTTATTACATGCGGAAGAGAAAGCTTCCCCTGAAAGACACCATGTACTTCACGAACCTGATGTACTTCAATCTGGCAGCAATGATTGCAGGTATTCTTTCGGCAGCCGCGTGTGCGGGATGGAAATCGACTCCGGTTCCGGTCATATATGGCTTGAACGTGGGTTACCATCTCTTCGTTCTTCTGGCGGCTTATAATGGTTTCCGTTATGTGATGGAAACACTTCATGCAGGCGACCGCATCAATCCGAAGTGGATGAGGCTTGCCGCGGTCCCTGTTCTGCCGATGGTGCTTGTGATCCTTGTGTCCCAGTTCTTCGGTTCGATGATCAGTGTCGATCCTGAGACAGGTATCCATCAAGGAAGCTTGTATCCTCTTTTCTATGGATTCCTTATTTTCTACCTGGTGCTCTGCCTTGCTACGGCGCTTGTTTTCCGTACAGAGGACAATGAGGGACAGGTGGAGGGAATCCTCACTGCAGGCGCATTCATCATGGCCGGTATCCTTCTGGAAGGATATTACTGGCAGGAATTGTTTCTGTCCTTCAGCTTCACGATGGGCATCGCGGTCATTTACCTGACGGTCAGAAACCCGGACCTCTTGCTCGACCATAAGACGGAACTTATGACGAGAGAAGCTTTCCGCATGATCATGAGGCAGCTTCTGAAGAAGAATGATTTCGAAGGATTCGGCTTCGTCATTCGTGATTATGATGAATGCCGCATGGCCTATGGCAGTGCATTCGTAGACAGTTTCCTGGGATATTTCGGGAAGTATCTCAGGCAGGAGTTTTCAAAGCAGTACCTCTTCTACATGGGAGGCGGCCGGTTCTTCATCATTTCGACGCTGCCCATGGATCTGGAAGCGGAAGTCAGCAAGGTGCATGAGCGATTCAGAAAGCCCTGGGGAAGGGATGGCAAGATCGCTTACTTCGACATCAACTGCTGCCTTCTGGATGATACGCTTGTCTTCAGCAGCGTGGATGAGCTGAAGCAGTGCATCGGCATTGCTTTCGAAGCTGCTGATTCTCCGAAGCATGAAGACGTCATCATTGACAAAGGGTACCAGGAACGCGTGAAACGCCAGTTCCATGTACGCGGACTTCTTGAAGAATCTCTTGCGGGAAATTCTCTGGAAGTGTTCCTGCAGCCACTTGTGGAAGCGTCCTCCGGTCGTGTGGAAGGCGCTGAAGCACTTGTGCGCATGAAGGACAAGGACGGGTCCATCGTGGGACCTGCCGAGTTCATCGATATGGCTTCCGCAACGGGTGCGGTCAGCATCCTGGGCGAGCAGGTTTTCGCCAAGGTATGCGAATTCATCCGTGACGGCGGTCTCGAAGCATGCGGCATGAAGTGGGTACACGTCAATGTGGCGCCAGTGCAGTGTCTGCGCCGTCGTCTGGCAGAACGCCTGAATGACATCCGTGAAAGCTACGGCGTGCCGGTATCGACAGTCCGCCTCGAACTCACGGAACAGGGCGCCTTGAATTCCGCCGGATTCAAGCAGGTGGGCCTTCTGAAAAATATGGGATTTGATCTTGTTCTCGATGATTATGGTACGGGATTCTCGAACGCGTCCCGCATGAAGGACATTCCTTTTGAAGAAATCAAAATCGATATGTCCCTCGTACGCGGCCACTTCGCGCATCCGGATTCGTACCTGCCAAACCTGATCCAGAGCATGCACCGCATGGGATTCAAGGTCGTGGCGGAAGGCGTCGAGACGAAGGAGATGGTTGACGGTCTGAAAAGGATGGGCTGTGATTATTTCCAGGGCTTCTATTATTCAAAGCCCGTCAGCATGCAGGATTTCCTGAAGAAGTACAGTCTGAAGGAAGAGAAAAGGGAAGTGTTTACTCCAAGCGAAAGGGCTTACGAAGAGATGGAAAGATATGGAAGTGTATTCGCCGCAACCCTTTCGGATAACAGCGGGTAA
- the aspT gene encoding aspartate-alanine antiporter: MSLALLSQEALEFTHSFAAVGLTDIGRYILDNAALAIFLCLAIGYWLGKLKFGSFTVGATVGTLLTGLFVSFCVAPIGKFDISGLVKTIFFSLFIFAIGYEVGPAFFNSLKKSGLKIVIFSVFFAAVGLLTAYGLFKAFHVEVGEAAGIVSGALTQSAVLGTADSSLKEVLSGAALTQAQSNMAVAYALTYVFGTIGVIIFIRNIAPMLCGVNLKEATKKKIEAINYKEGGPGSDIVSLIKARAFAVDANASFDGKTVSQIETEQKDLLTVEKLIRAGKEIPVTGDTVLQTGDHVTFMGSLEAMLAIEKSGATEIIDADSLSLPLVKKMVFLTKGFNESIIHQLPVLGIYLESAARNGVALSAADTFKVGDELVLAGPPKMVDKVQKQLGYVKDTGTSTDVSFMSLGIVIGLLIGAVTITLGHVPITLGSGGGALFAGLFFGWYQSKHQNMGLIPSAVRWFLKSVGLNLFIAIVGLSAGSDFLAALKTMGVQVFIIGAVLSIVPHLISVFFGRFVLHMDPVDIFGALTGAGTITAGLNGLVEETNSSVFALSYTPSYAVGNILLTVMGPLIVALLT, encoded by the coding sequence ATGTCGCTTGCTCTGTTATCACAGGAAGCGCTCGAGTTCACGCACAGCTTCGCGGCTGTGGGGCTGACCGACATCGGCCGGTACATTCTCGACAATGCCGCCCTTGCCATTTTCCTTTGCCTGGCCATCGGCTACTGGCTGGGAAAACTTAAATTCGGCTCCTTCACTGTCGGCGCTACGGTCGGCACCCTTCTGACCGGACTTTTCGTCAGCTTCTGCGTGGCACCAATCGGCAAGTTCGATATATCCGGTCTTGTGAAGACGATTTTCTTCTCACTCTTCATCTTTGCCATCGGTTATGAAGTCGGGCCTGCTTTCTTCAACAGTTTGAAAAAATCGGGGCTGAAGATCGTCATCTTCTCCGTATTCTTTGCCGCTGTCGGCCTTCTGACGGCATATGGCCTCTTCAAGGCTTTCCATGTCGAAGTCGGCGAAGCAGCAGGCATCGTTTCCGGCGCCCTCACGCAGTCGGCAGTCCTCGGTACGGCGGACTCCTCGCTGAAGGAAGTCTTATCCGGCGCGGCCCTGACGCAGGCGCAGAGCAACATGGCTGTCGCTTATGCGCTGACATACGTCTTCGGTACGATCGGCGTCATCATCTTTATCAGAAACATTGCTCCGATGCTTTGCGGCGTCAATCTGAAGGAAGCCACTAAGAAGAAAATCGAAGCTATCAATTACAAAGAAGGCGGTCCTGGCAGCGATATCGTGAGCCTTATCAAAGCACGCGCCTTTGCTGTCGATGCCAATGCTTCCTTTGACGGAAAGACGGTCAGCCAGATCGAAACAGAGCAGAAGGATCTTCTGACCGTTGAAAAGCTCATCCGCGCAGGGAAGGAAATCCCGGTCACGGGCGATACCGTTCTTCAGACAGGGGATCACGTGACATTCATGGGATCTCTGGAAGCCATGCTTGCCATCGAGAAATCCGGTGCGACGGAAATTATTGATGCAGACAGCCTTTCCCTTCCGCTTGTGAAGAAGATGGTATTCCTGACAAAGGGATTCAATGAGAGCATCATCCATCAGCTGCCGGTCCTCGGTATTTATCTTGAGTCTGCAGCAAGAAACGGCGTTGCCCTTTCCGCTGCCGATACATTCAAGGTGGGGGATGAGCTCGTCCTGGCAGGCCCTCCCAAGATGGTCGACAAGGTTCAGAAACAGCTGGGCTACGTCAAGGATACAGGCACCAGCACGGATGTCAGCTTCATGTCCCTTGGCATCGTCATCGGTCTTCTGATCGGTGCTGTCACGATTACGCTCGGCCATGTGCCGATTACCCTGGGTTCTGGCGGCGGCGCCCTCTTTGCCGGCCTGTTCTTCGGCTGGTACCAGAGCAAGCACCAGAACATGGGCCTCATTCCTTCTGCTGTACGCTGGTTCCTCAAGAGTGTCGGCTTGAACCTATTCATTGCCATCGTCGGACTTTCCGCCGGTTCGGACTTCCTGGCTGCCCTTAAGACAATGGGCGTGCAGGTATTCATCATCGGCGCTGTCCTTTCCATCGTTCCTCATCTCATCAGCGTGTTCTTCGGCCGCTTCGTCCTTCATATGGATCCGGTTGATATCTTCGGCGCACTGACTGGAGCAGGAACCATTACTGCCGGACTGAACGGCCTTGTTGAAGAGACGAACTCCAGTGTCTTTGCATTGAGCTATACACCTTCCTATGCCGTTGGCAATATCCTCCTGACTGTCATGGGTCCGCTGATTGTAGCACTCCTGACTTGA
- a CDS encoding bifunctional aspartate transaminase/aspartate 4-decarboxylase yields the protein MQSIWSPYIQIPRLTNFQMTEINVASSEDNDWEIPEEEMNKLLDPSVKAFFLVNPSNPGSHAFGKESLARFKKIMDQRKDLIVITDDVYGSFVEGFESVYGVAPYNTVLVYSFSKLFGATGWRLGVIAVHDDNVFNALLAKLPEEEKKVLDSDYSIVTMEPRKMLMIDRFCADSRSIGLYHTSGLSTPQQALMGLFSLTHLMADGEDPYFKTADEIVSARYHTLYSTLGIKEDDSVTNAKYYTILDVYKIAEQKYDKDFRKYLEKNYEQIDFLLRMSDEEGVVLVEGLGFDAPSGTLRVSQANLPDEAYKKIANRILDLLKEYHDDYLKQKGE from the coding sequence TTGCAATCAATATGGTCGCCTTACATCCAGATTCCGCGCCTGACCAATTTCCAGATGACGGAAATCAATGTAGCATCAAGCGAGGATAATGACTGGGAGATTCCGGAAGAGGAAATGAACAAGCTGCTCGATCCGTCGGTCAAAGCATTCTTCCTCGTCAATCCGTCGAACCCGGGCTCTCATGCATTCGGCAAGGAGTCTCTGGCACGTTTCAAGAAGATCATGGACCAGAGAAAGGACCTGATCGTCATCACCGATGATGTTTACGGATCCTTCGTAGAGGGCTTTGAATCCGTCTACGGTGTGGCTCCTTACAATACGGTCCTTGTTTATTCCTTCTCGAAACTTTTCGGCGCAACGGGCTGGCGCCTTGGTGTCATTGCCGTTCATGACGACAATGTATTCAATGCGCTCCTGGCAAAGCTTCCGGAAGAAGAGAAAAAAGTGCTTGATTCCGACTACTCCATTGTCACGATGGAACCGAGGAAGATGCTGATGATCGACCGTTTCTGTGCAGACAGCCGCTCCATCGGCCTCTATCATACAAGCGGTCTAAGCACGCCGCAGCAGGCTCTCATGGGCCTCTTCTCCCTGACGCACCTCATGGCAGACGGCGAGGATCCGTACTTCAAGACAGCTGACGAAATCGTATCGGCCAGATACCATACGCTCTACAGCACACTTGGCATCAAGGAAGATGACAGCGTGACGAATGCGAAGTACTACACCATCCTTGACGTCTACAAGATTGCTGAACAGAAGTATGACAAGGATTTCAGGAAATACCTGGAAAAGAATTATGAACAGATCGATTTCCTGCTCCGTATGTCGGATGAAGAAGGCGTCGTCCTCGTAGAAGGTCTCGGCTTTGATGCGCCGTCCGGAACGCTTCGCGTATCGCAGGCCAATCTGCCGGATGAAGCATACAAGAAGATTGCAAACCGCATTCTGGATCTCCTGAAGGAATACCATGACGACTATCTGAAACAGAAAGGAGAATGA